One region of Ptiloglossa arizonensis isolate GNS036 chromosome 8, iyPtiAriz1_principal, whole genome shotgun sequence genomic DNA includes:
- the LOC143150493 gene encoding uncharacterized protein LOC143150493, with protein MPEYFQEKRPRNNNQGVGRHFPEIRATVNALTSTRDVRSIRGASIRNGIDSASYRFYRYHPERFYASFFLLFLINEATENHGANRERRVPPVEWTTLQRVPRISYEYLYENHADTRVSLYLTQVPRICV; from the exons AGAAACGACCACGAAATAATAACCAGGGCGTCGGAAGACATTTCCCGGAAATCCGCGCGACGGTAAACGCGTTAACGAGCACTCGTGATGTTCGATCGATACGCGGAGCGAGCATACGAAATGGCATCGATAGCGCGTCTTATCGGTTCTATCGTTACCACCCGGAGAGATTTTATGCatcttttttccttctctttttaATTAACGAGGCTACAGAGAATCACGGAGCAAATAGAGAGCGTCGTGTGCCGCCTGTTGAATGGACAACGCTTCAACGCGTGCCGAGAATATCGTACGAGtatttgtat GAAAATCACGCGGATACGAGAGTTTCATTGTACTTGACCCAAGTGCCACGAATTTGTGTCTAA